ACTACTTCTGAGGGTATTTCAAGGGGATAGCGGTGATGTATCTGGAGTTTCATGATCTGAAAGTATTCTTCGTAGGGTACTGGTGCGATACCTATGTAGGGATTTTCTTCGACAATACCCTTTACTTTTTCCCGCCCTTTCTTGGTTATGGTGTATTCAACACTAGAAAATAGAAACCCACCACTCACCGGGGCGCAAAAACCACTTTTTTCCAGTTGACTTAAAGTACTCTCTAAAATATCCCAGTGGATACCTGTTAACTCATTGATGGTGCTTGTTTTCACGGTACCGTAGCTGGAGATGATCTTGAGTATTAAACCTTTGACAAAGCTGTCTGAAAGCTGCAGATCCTCCAAATTTTTTGGTTGTTTAAGGGCGTTGAAAATTTTTTCCATCTTTTTATCATGATAATAACTCATAAGACCACCATTATTTGATTTTTTTTAGAATTGTAACCGATAATTTATTAATTTCCCGTTAAAGGAGTTCTTTTACTTGGCCAATGTCAGAAACTACTTGAACATCTAGTTTTTCTTTTTTAATCTGTTCTTTTTCAGCATCAGTTAGTTTGGAGTTAACCAGTATTGCAGACATTCCGGCATTAATAGCACCAAGTATATCTTCACTGAATTTGTTTCCCACCATAACTGATTTATTGGCCTGACATCCCATTCGATCCAGGGCGAGCTGGAATATTTTGGGGTCTGGTTTCTCGGATTCTGCTTCCTGGGATGTAACAACATCATCAAAAAAATGGTAAAGTCCCAGTCGAATGAGTTTTTCCCACTGTTTTATGGTTAAACCGTTGGAAATAACCCCTAATTGATAATTGTTCTTTTTAAGATAGATTAGGGTGGACATGGTGTCTGGGAAGAGCCGTAATAAAGCAAATTTAACATTATGGTAAGTGATCATTCCAAGGGCAATAAGGAGTGGGTTTTCTTCCCCAAATACTCTTTTGGTTAATATGTTGAAGTGTTTATCGTAGTTGGAGCCCTTTTCTTTGATAATTTCCCTTAAAAGTAAGTAGGCCTCATGAGGGGATAAGGGCAAACCAGCATCTATCATTGTTCTTAGAGCTGCTTTACGGGCCAACTCAGCAAAACCAGAAGTATCATATAATGTATCATCAATATCGAAAAAAACAGCTTTGATCATTTATATCCGCTCTATTATTTATGATATCATCCATTATAGTCTCATTATTGATCAAATTACTTATTAAACCACGCAACCAATTATTTTTAACATATTTGCCGTTTAAATCGGCTTGAATTTTTCCAAACCGATTTTGTAATGTTCATTTAATCTATGATCTTAGGTATACAAATTTTTTATGGAATTATATTATTTGTATTTGTTTTCATCATTCAATTTTTGCGATGATAATGATTAATTTATGAAATGTGTAGAGAATGAATGTATTACTGTAATTGTATTTTAACTTTATCATATTATTTTATTACAAGTATCTAAAAAATTACAGGTATGTACTAAAAAAGATCACATGCATTTAACTAAAAAAAGCATCTAAATTGCTCTGTTTCTCTTTATGAACAATTTCATCATGGGAATAACCAAGAGAGTCAATTATCCTGGAAATTGCCGGTAGAACCTGGTTGTCAATGTAGTAAGAAGGATCATAGTTTGCCACGTCGGCATCTTCTAAGGGTTCTGCACGCTGGCTTATAGGGCTTTTGCCTTTGACTACAACATATCTGATTATGGAGCCACGACCCACTTTTCTACCTCTTTTGATGGCTTTTTTAGCAGCGAGTACGTGTGGAGCCATTTGTTGGTATTTATCTGGGTTTTTTGTTAGTTGAGTATGGATTACCAGATCTTCAAGGGGTATCTCACCATTTTTGATTCGTTCAATGACCTCTTTAATGATCTTAGCGGCTTTTTTAGGCGATCCATCCTTTAAGATTGCCATCATCACCTTTTCCTGAGTTTTTTTTGCTACAGGAGCCCAATCTCTCCTAACCAGTTCCAAACCTTTAACTACGATCTTATCATCATGTATCAGAGCGTACCTTTTTTTGGTGACAAAAAAACCTCGTTCATAAAACCCCTCAAACTCCAGTTCCATTCCAGGGGGTAGTTCTTGGTTAACTGAAATGAGAAAATTATCAACCTTTTCCTGAATTTCTTGACGCAACTGGCACACCCTATTAATATTGAGAATATTCAATCGTGAATGTTAATTGATTATTCTCGGTTAAATAGTTGGGATGATGGATATTTACATGCAAACCATACGTTACATGTAAATAATCATTTTAATCTCTATTCTGCAATAATTACTCCGTTAATAATGCCCTCTTGTCCAGGTCGAGAGGTTACTTTAACTTTACCTGCACTGGTTTCCACAACAGCCCCTTTCGTGATGATGTTTCTCCTTACAAAGTGACTGTTTGCACTGTTTTCTACCACACTGATTATCTCGGCTAACTTGACCTTCTGTGTTTTAGGGTCAACTACGTTGATACTTTGTTCATTGGTAAGGCGGATTTTCTCGTTGCCACCTTTGGTTCTTATGTTTTTAATCCTGCGGTCTCCGATTTTGGTTTCAGCAGGTTCCCTACCAAATTCCATTTTTCTTTTGTTGCGATTACTTTTAGCCCGTGCACCTGTTGGTTTTCTCACGGCTGTTCCTTGCCATATTGCCATTAAATTCACCTCTATTAACTTAAAATATTTTTTACATCTATTTTAACAAAAAATTACGGAAATTCATCCTATGAATAATCCTTTCGGAGCGTAAAAAAGTCTTTTTATAAGTCTTCATCTCCAGATATAATGATTTATTTATGTATGCTATATTAACCTTTCCCCTCTCTTTAGGGTTATCTTGTAAAATTGACAATAACATAACATGGGATCACATCCCTTAATAATTATCTCAGCATTGTTTTGAAATAATAATTGAATTATTTACTGTGTTATTCAGTTTACAAGATAGTCATTTTTACGGTTTTTGGATTACTAGATGATTTCTGTTCAAAAAAAAATAATAGGTAGATTAAATGTATATAATAGTATTTATCTCTCAAATTCAAAAATTTCATGGCTTCATGATACTTGTTTCCTGGAGAAAATACTGTGAATAATGTACTGGAATTAAGAAAATTTGTTGCTCCAGAGTTTATCTTTGGGTCAAATGCAAGTTTATTGGTAGGGCGTTATGCTAAAAACTTGGGGGCTCGTAAAGTCTTAATTGTTACTGATCTTAATGTTCTTGATTTAGGATTGGTTAATCCTGTTTTTGATGCTTTTAGAAGTGAAGGGATTGATTATAAAATATATTCTAATACCAATCCAAACCCCACGGTTAAACAGGTTATGGAAGGATCTGAAGTTTATCTTAATGAAGATTGCAATTTTATTGTAGCAGTGGGAGGAGGCAGCCCTATGGATTGTGCTAAAGCCATAGGAATTGCCAGTTCCAACAATAAAGACGTGCATGAATTTGAAGGTGTGGATAAAGTTGCTGTTCCTTCACCACCCCTGATCTGCATACCCACGACCGCAGGAAGTGCGGCGGATGTTTCACAATTTGCCATAATAACAGATGACCGGCGGAAATTGAAGATGGCCATAGTCAGCAAAACTGTGGTGCCTGATGTGGCATTGATTGATCCAAAGATGACCCTTACCATGGACCGGTTAATAACGATATACACTGGCTTTGATGTTTTAAGCCATGCTATTGAGGCATATGTCTCCAATGCCAGTTCTCCCCTCACAGATTTATATGCACTGGAATCCATTCGCCTGGTAGCATCAAATCTTGTTCCCACCACCAATGATCTCACTAACATTGATTTAAGGGGGCAGATGATGTTAAGCTGTTTATATGCTGGTTTGGCGTTTTCCAATGCGAGTCTTGGATTGGTACATGCCATGGCCCATAGTTTAGGCGGGTTTTTGGATTTACCTCATGGAGAATGCAATGCTCTACTACTGGATCATGTGATGGAATTCAACTTTGAAGCAGAAGTAGAAAAATACAGACAAATTGGCAACGCACTGGGATTAGAACTTATGGGGCTGGATGATGACGAGGCCAAAAAAATTCTTATTAACAGAATAAGGGATCTGAAGGCTCAAACTCATGTGAATTATTCCCTTAAAGATGTGGGAGTTAGCCCGGATGATATTGGTGAACTTTCAAGTAAATCCATGAATGATGCCTGTATTGTTACCAATCCCAGAAGACCAACACAGAGTGATGTAGAGGAGATATTTAAAAATGCGCTGTGATCCTGATGATAACTGGGATTCTATTCGTGAGAAAATAATTGGGTTAGGAGAACAATCCAGTAGAAAAAGCTATTACCCACAATTACAGCAACGTCTTTCAGAATTAGAGCGGTTTCGAGCATTATTGGATGAAACCAATGATGCTATATTTCTTTCAGACGTTCCTTCACATAGATTTGCTGATTTTAACAATTCTGCCTGTGAACAACTGGGATATTCCCCCCAGGAAATGATGAAAATGTCTGTGGAGAATATCATTGCTCCTGACGAAATCCAGAAAATGAAGGATCTTATCAGTAATTTGATTGAGGGAAAACATCTAAAAAATCGTAAAACCATTGAAACAGTACTGCTTAGACAGGATAACTCCCTGATCACTGTGGAAATAAATATTAGTTTGGTGCGGTTTAGTGATGATTTTTATATGGTAATGGTGGCTCGTGATATTAGCGAGCGCAAAGAGTTTGAAAATGCACTCAAATCTTCCCTTGAAGAAAAGGAAGTTTTAATTCGTGAAATTCATCACAGGGTTAAAAATAACATGCAGATTATCTCCAGTTTATTGAACCTGCAAAAACATCATGTAAAAGATAAAGAAGCCGCAGATGTCCTTTTAGAAAGCCAGAATAGGGTTCGATCTATGGCTATGATCCATGAAAAACTCTACAAAACCCAGAACTTCTCACAGATAAATTTCACAGACTACATCAAAAACCTGATAGATGATATCTTCCATTCTTATAATGTAAATCCTGCCCAGATTCAAAGGGAAATTATTTTAGATGAAGTGATGATGGGTTTGGAAACAGCCATTCCATGCGGCCTTATAATAAGTGAACTGGTAACTAACACCATCAAATATGCCTTCCCTAACCATATGACGGGGAAGTTTAGAATAAAACTTTATTCAGTTGATGATTTATATCATCTCATTGTTGCTGATGATGGTGTAGGCATACCCCCTCACATTAACTTTGATGAAACAGAAACCCTAGGGTTACTGCTGGTTAACACTTTGGTGAGGCAGTTAGACGGCACAGTTGAGTTAACTTGCAACAATGGAACTGAATTTAAAATTCTTTTCCGAGAGTTAGAGTACCCAGAGAGAATTTAACTCCATTTAATAATTCAATTGAATCTCATTCCCTACACATTTTTTTAAAACTTAATAAATATTTTTTACCACCCATAATCAACAATTTTCATTTTTTTTAGAAAAAAAGTGAGTTGTGCTTGTTATTTTATACTATGGGTAGATTTAAATATCGTAACATCCCAACTCACTACCAGAAGAATAATTATTATATTCCCCACAAAACACTTTAAAGGTGTTGAAAAAGATTGATAACACATTCAATCTTTTAATAGGAATATTAAACTTAATAAAACTGGTGAATCAATGAAAATCGGAATGTCACATGGGGCTGGCGGAGAGATAATGCAGAGCCTCATCTCGGATATGATACTAGGCAATATCAAAAACACGAAAGTCAATGGAGGAGTGGGACTGGAAGAACTGGATGATGGTGCTACCATCCCCCTGGGTGAAAACGAAATTGTAATCAGTACTGACAGTCATACTATTGACCCATTATTCTTTCCAGGAGGAGATATTGGCAGAATAGCAATGGCAGGTACTGTGAATGATGTTTCCATGATGGGTGCTCGTCCCCTGGCCATAGCAAACGCCATGATCATAAGTGAAGGATTCAGTGGAGAAGAACTGGAACGCATAATCAAATCAATGGATGAAGTGTGCCAGGAAACAGGAGTAGCCATTGTAACTGGAGATACCAAGGTAATGGAGAATGATAAATTAGATAAAATGATCATCTGCACCACTGGAATTGGTGTTGCTCCTAAAGATGCCATCACCCCTGATTCTGGACTGGAAGTAGGGGATAAAATCATTATCTCAGGAAGTGTGGGAGATCATGGTATTTCTTTAATGTCCTTCCGGGAAGGCTTTGGATTTGACACGGATCTTAAATCAGATGTGGCCCCAGTATGGGGTATTGTGGAGGCAGCACTGTCTATTGGAGGAGTGCATGCTATGAAGGACCCTACACGTGGAGGGATAGCCAATGCCCTTAATGAAATGGCCTCCAAGGCAGGTCTGGGCATGTTCCTTGATGAAGAGAAAATACCAGTTAAAAGGGAAGTTAATGCTGCATCAGAAATGCTGGGAATCGATCCCTTTGAAGTGGCCAATGAAGGTAAAGTTATCATGAGCGTGGATCCACAGAAGGCTGATGAAATTTTGGAAGTCATCCGCAAAACCAAGTACGGAACAGATGCTCAGATAATTGGTGAAGTAACTCAAGATAAACACGTGATTCTGGAGACCATGATGGGTGGTAAGAGGATACTGGAAGCACCCATAGCAGATCCAGTTCCCAGAGTATGTTAAATTAATAAAAATTTGCGTGAATACTTCCACTAATTAAGTGAATATTTAAAATTAGGTTAAACCTTGATATAAAAAAATATTAAGTAAAAAGGTGATTAAAAATGCAGGAATTTTGGGGTAGGAGACTGGTGGCTTTAATAGTTGATGCAATTTTCATCACTCTTTTTTTATGGGTTTTAACAGCAATAATTTACCCAGTAGTTGCATTGCTTGCCATTTACCCAATTTTTAATTTCTGGCTTATCATGCTGGGAGTAATTATCCTGATATACTTCACCCTAATGGAAGGAAAATGGTCCACAACTCTGGGTAAGGGTTTGGTGAACTTGAAGGTACGATCCATTGAGGGGACTATGACCTATAAACAGGCATTCCTCCGTAATATCTCCAAGTTCCTCTGGATTCCCCTGGTAGTGGATGTAATAATAGGATTTGCCACGGCTGCTGATGGGGAAAAAGGCCGATATCTGGACAAAGTTGCCAAAACTAGAGTGGTACTTAAGGAAGTAAAAACAGAGCAACTAAAAGAGCAGATTAATCCAAATTAACTGGATTTTTTTTAAAAAATCTAGAAAGAGTATTCCTTTAATAACTCTCTAAAAAAAATATTAAGTTGATACCACACGAGAAGGTGGTATCCCTTAATTATGTATTTTTACTTTCAAGATCTATTCAACTATTCTAACTTCCTGAACAGCGGGTTTGGCTATGGCTCGGCCGATTAAGATGGTTGCAACCACGGCAATTACGGTAATGATAATTGCATATATGAATAAACCGGTTGTGCCATCTTGTTGTGGAACTAACTCCAGAATAAGTGCTTTTATAGCATCATTCCATGCTAATGCTGCAATTAATCCAAACGCGGTGGTTAATAGAGTTGCAATGGTCTGAAGTACCTGTCCTTTAACCTCTTCTGCCTGTTTTTTCACATCATCCCCTCCATATAAATAAAATCGTTGTAACTATTATGATGATAGTGATTTATATAAATTAAGCCTTGAACAGACAGTTTGGATGTCCAAACTTGGTGTAAGTAAAGAATCTTATCATGGGCCCAGACTTTTCCAATATTTTGGATAAATGGCAGTTCAAGCACAAAACCAGAAAGTTGTTTTCAAAGTGGTTTCAATCTAGATAAGCGAACCTTGACAATCCTTCATGAACAATTATCCTGGTTTAGGAACTAAAAATTCTGCCACACCATAACCTTCTTTACCCTCCCAGTTATATCTGGAAAGAGTTT
The Methanobacterium petrolearium genome window above contains:
- a CDS encoding sensor histidine kinase, whose protein sequence is MRCDPDDNWDSIREKIIGLGEQSSRKSYYPQLQQRLSELERFRALLDETNDAIFLSDVPSHRFADFNNSACEQLGYSPQEMMKMSVENIIAPDEIQKMKDLISNLIEGKHLKNRKTIETVLLRQDNSLITVEINISLVRFSDDFYMVMVARDISERKEFENALKSSLEEKEVLIREIHHRVKNNMQIISSLLNLQKHHVKDKEAADVLLESQNRVRSMAMIHEKLYKTQNFSQINFTDYIKNLIDDIFHSYNVNPAQIQREIILDEVMMGLETAIPCGLIISELVTNTIKYAFPNHMTGKFRIKLYSVDDLYHLIVADDGVGIPPHINFDETETLGLLLVNTLVRQLDGTVELTCNNGTEFKILFRELEYPERI
- the ercA gene encoding alcohol dehydrogenase-like regulatory protein ErcA, coding for MNNVLELRKFVAPEFIFGSNASLLVGRYAKNLGARKVLIVTDLNVLDLGLVNPVFDAFRSEGIDYKIYSNTNPNPTVKQVMEGSEVYLNEDCNFIVAVGGGSPMDCAKAIGIASSNNKDVHEFEGVDKVAVPSPPLICIPTTAGSAADVSQFAIITDDRRKLKMAIVSKTVVPDVALIDPKMTLTMDRLITIYTGFDVLSHAIEAYVSNASSPLTDLYALESIRLVASNLVPTTNDLTNIDLRGQMMLSCLYAGLAFSNASLGLVHAMAHSLGGFLDLPHGECNALLLDHVMEFNFEAEVEKYRQIGNALGLELMGLDDDEAKKILINRIRDLKAQTHVNYSLKDVGVSPDDIGELSSKSMNDACIVTNPRRPTQSDVEEIFKNAL
- the hypE gene encoding hydrogenase expression/formation protein HypE, translated to MKIGMSHGAGGEIMQSLISDMILGNIKNTKVNGGVGLEELDDGATIPLGENEIVISTDSHTIDPLFFPGGDIGRIAMAGTVNDVSMMGARPLAIANAMIISEGFSGEELERIIKSMDEVCQETGVAIVTGDTKVMENDKLDKMIICTTGIGVAPKDAITPDSGLEVGDKIIISGSVGDHGISLMSFREGFGFDTDLKSDVAPVWGIVEAALSIGGVHAMKDPTRGGIANALNEMASKAGLGMFLDEEKIPVKREVNAASEMLGIDPFEVANEGKVIMSVDPQKADEILEVIRKTKYGTDAQIIGEVTQDKHVILETMMGGKRILEAPIADPVPRVC
- a CDS encoding DUF5654 family protein; translated protein: MKKQAEEVKGQVLQTIATLLTTAFGLIAALAWNDAIKALILELVPQQDGTTGLFIYAIIITVIAVVATILIGRAIAKPAVQEVRIVE
- a CDS encoding 30S ribosomal protein S8e; this translates as MAIWQGTAVRKPTGARAKSNRNKRKMEFGREPAETKIGDRRIKNIRTKGGNEKIRLTNEQSINVVDPKTQKVKLAEIISVVENSANSHFVRRNIITKGAVVETSAGKVKVTSRPGQEGIINGVIIAE
- a CDS encoding RDD family protein, whose translation is MQEFWGRRLVALIVDAIFITLFLWVLTAIIYPVVALLAIYPIFNFWLIMLGVIILIYFTLMEGKWSTTLGKGLVNLKVRSIEGTMTYKQAFLRNISKFLWIPLVVDVIIGFATAADGEKGRYLDKVAKTRVVLKEVKTEQLKEQINPN
- a CDS encoding DNA polymerase domain-containing protein; this encodes MCQLRQEIQEKVDNFLISVNQELPPGMELEFEGFYERGFFVTKKRYALIHDDKIVVKGLELVRRDWAPVAKKTQEKVMMAILKDGSPKKAAKIIKEVIERIKNGEIPLEDLVIHTQLTKNPDKYQQMAPHVLAAKKAIKRGRKVGRGSIIRYVVVKGKSPISQRAEPLEDADVANYDPSYYIDNQVLPAISRIIDSLGYSHDEIVHKEKQSNLDAFFS
- a CDS encoding TIGR02253 family HAD-type hydrolase; amino-acid sequence: MIKAVFFDIDDTLYDTSGFAELARKAALRTMIDAGLPLSPHEAYLLLREIIKEKGSNYDKHFNILTKRVFGEENPLLIALGMITYHNVKFALLRLFPDTMSTLIYLKKNNYQLGVISNGLTIKQWEKLIRLGLYHFFDDVVTSQEAESEKPDPKIFQLALDRMGCQANKSVMVGNKFSEDILGAINAGMSAILVNSKLTDAEKEQIKKEKLDVQVVSDIGQVKELL